From one Paeniglutamicibacter psychrophenolicus genomic stretch:
- a CDS encoding TOBE domain-containing protein produces MTKIRVSEAARFLGVSDDTIRRWTENGNLTPHKDDSGRLAVDGLELAQLARDQAHLPDDPSRPGSSARNRFVGLVTAITMDTVMAQVELQCGPFRVVSLMSSEAARELDLKPGSIATAVVKATTVIIESPQGKIAI; encoded by the coding sequence ATGACGAAGATCCGGGTTTCCGAAGCCGCACGTTTTCTGGGAGTCAGCGACGACACCATCCGGCGATGGACCGAGAACGGCAATCTGACACCCCACAAGGACGATTCCGGCCGCCTGGCCGTTGACGGCCTTGAGCTGGCCCAACTCGCCCGCGACCAGGCCCACCTGCCCGATGACCCTTCGCGGCCAGGCTCCTCGGCGCGCAACAGGTTCGTCGGACTGGTCACCGCCATCACCATGGACACCGTCATGGCGCAGGTCGAGCTGCAATGCGGCCCCTTCCGCGTGGTCTCCCTGATGAGCAGCGAGGCAGCCCGGGAACTGGACCTCAAGCCGGGGTCGATCGCCACCGCCGTGGTCAAGGCGACCACCGTCATCATCGAATCCCCGCAGGGAAAGATCGCGATATGA
- a CDS encoding DUF3237 domain-containing protein — protein MTHVPSLEPLRSPSAPALEFRFRIDAHVDPEIPIDDRSAGELEFIPITGGSVEGALNGTVTPGGDWCLGKDPSTYRVEARYGLRLEDGGYVDVHNIGMLDESRFASDAGEGAPYFMTNPVFRTAAPGLDWLNRSVFVGQAQVLEGLTRIDVFEVVFPRQDGQPPA, from the coding sequence ATGACCCATGTACCGTCGCTTGAGCCGCTGCGCTCGCCGTCCGCACCCGCTCTGGAGTTCCGCTTCCGCATCGATGCGCATGTTGACCCCGAAATCCCCATCGACGACCGGTCCGCGGGGGAACTGGAATTCATTCCCATTACCGGCGGCAGTGTTGAAGGTGCCTTGAACGGCACCGTGACACCCGGAGGGGACTGGTGCCTGGGCAAGGATCCATCCACCTATCGCGTGGAGGCCAGGTACGGACTGCGCCTCGAGGACGGGGGCTATGTCGACGTCCACAACATCGGGATGCTCGACGAGTCGCGGTTCGCCAGCGATGCCGGGGAGGGCGCACCCTATTTCATGACCAATCCGGTGTTCCGCACCGCCGCGCCCGGGCTCGACTGGTTGAACCGGTCGGTGTTTGTGGGGCAAGCCCAGGTGCTCGAGGGCCTCACGCGCATCGATGTCTTCGAGGTCGTTTTCCCGCGGCAGGACGGGCAGCCGCCTGCCTAG
- a CDS encoding MarR family winged helix-turn-helix transcriptional regulator: MASNNGSTANGIERFLGSELAAEIEFLTARTRSLGSMRANALLAPLELKVRSYSVLSLACSGLAPTQRELAEFLSLDPSQIVPLVDQLENRGLVERKPDPNDRRSKVISGTADGAKLYKKARKATAEGEARSMERLSKEEQETLRGLLSRIAFPAS; encoded by the coding sequence ATGGCATCCAACAACGGGAGCACCGCGAACGGCATCGAGCGATTCCTGGGCAGCGAACTGGCCGCAGAAATCGAATTCCTTACCGCCCGCACCCGGTCGCTTGGCTCAATGCGAGCCAATGCACTGCTGGCACCGCTCGAGCTGAAGGTCCGCTCCTATTCGGTGCTGTCACTGGCCTGCAGCGGCCTGGCACCCACCCAGCGCGAGCTGGCCGAATTCCTCTCGCTGGACCCGAGCCAGATCGTGCCGCTGGTTGACCAGCTGGAGAACCGCGGGCTCGTCGAGCGCAAACCCGACCCCAACGACCGCCGCTCCAAGGTCATCTCCGGCACCGCCGACGGCGCCAAGCTCTACAAGAAGGCGCGCAAGGCCACCGCGGAGGGCGAGGCCCGTTCCATGGAGCGGCTCAGCAAGGAAGAACAGGAAACCCTGCGCGGCCTGCTCTCCCGCATCGCGTTCCCTGCCAGCTGA
- a CDS encoding SDR family NAD(P)-dependent oxidoreductase, whose protein sequence is MPLAGKVAIVTGSGRGLGLSYAQELARQGAAVVVNDVDADVAAEAVASITASGGKAVAVVAPVGSTETAKTLVAAAVENFGGLDILVTNAGVLRDKSILKMTDEDFDMVINVHLRGTFTCVREAYAYFKENNVAGRIITIGSPTGQRGTFGQTNYAAAKAGIVGMVRTWALEMKRAGVTVNTVVPVAATAMTKTVPYFAKAVEADERGEAMPDFFRKTLGFGTADDVAGLIAFLASDAAGKINGQVIGAGGDRLQLWSHPEAVATEFRDGGWDTASLAESFESLFGDKLQSVGERFPELPAELAPEPAAK, encoded by the coding sequence ATGCCACTGGCTGGAAAAGTTGCAATCGTCACCGGCAGCGGACGCGGACTCGGACTGAGCTACGCGCAGGAACTGGCCCGCCAGGGTGCGGCCGTCGTGGTCAACGACGTCGACGCCGACGTTGCGGCCGAGGCAGTCGCCTCGATCACCGCATCCGGCGGCAAGGCCGTGGCCGTGGTCGCACCGGTGGGTTCCACCGAAACCGCCAAGACCCTGGTTGCAGCTGCAGTGGAAAACTTCGGCGGACTGGACATCCTGGTCACCAACGCCGGGGTGCTGCGCGACAAGTCGATCCTGAAGATGACCGACGAGGACTTCGACATGGTCATCAACGTGCACCTGCGCGGCACCTTTACCTGCGTCCGCGAGGCCTACGCCTACTTCAAGGAAAACAACGTCGCTGGCCGCATCATCACCATCGGCTCGCCGACCGGCCAGCGCGGCACCTTCGGCCAGACCAACTACGCCGCGGCCAAGGCCGGCATCGTGGGCATGGTCCGCACCTGGGCACTGGAAATGAAGCGTGCCGGCGTCACCGTGAACACCGTGGTCCCGGTGGCGGCAACCGCCATGACCAAGACCGTCCCGTACTTCGCCAAGGCCGTCGAAGCCGACGAGCGCGGCGAAGCCATGCCCGACTTCTTCCGCAAGACCCTGGGCTTCGGCACCGCAGACGACGTCGCGGGCCTCATCGCGTTCCTCGCCTCGGATGCCGCGGGCAAGATCAACGGCCAGGTCATCGGCGCCGGTGGCGACCGCCTGCAGCTGTGGAGCCACCCGGAGGCCGTGGCCACCGAGTTCCGCGACGGCGGCTGGGACACCGCAAGCCTCGCCGAGTCCTTCGAGTCCCTCTTCGGCGACAAGCTGCAGTCCGTGGGCGAACGTTTCCCGGAGCTCCCGGCCGAGCTGGCGCCCGAACCGGCCGCCAAGTAA
- a CDS encoding amidohydrolase family protein → MSVRYESAIDLEKVSAIDMHVHLEVDECGHKAMPEDLFEASAAYFKSAERTPSVDRIAQVYREAGMAAVLFTVDARTALGHEPNSIDDLVAGATRNNDVLIPFGSVDPRTGEAAIIEARRQANELGVLGFKFHPSLQGFDPSNEEFYPLWTALQELGLPCIFHTGQNGMGAGLPGGRGIKLRYSNPLLLDDVAADFPNLTIIMAHPSVPWQDEANSIATHKANVFIDLSGWSPKYFPASLVKMGNNVLSKKLLFGTDYPLITPEKWLGAFAELPLKDEVRGGILKDNAVRVLGLGK, encoded by the coding sequence ATGAGCGTTCGTTACGAGTCGGCGATCGACCTTGAAAAGGTCAGCGCCATCGACATGCACGTGCACCTCGAAGTCGACGAGTGCGGCCACAAGGCCATGCCCGAGGACCTCTTCGAGGCCTCGGCCGCCTACTTCAAGTCCGCCGAACGCACCCCGTCGGTGGACCGGATCGCGCAGGTCTACCGCGAGGCGGGCATGGCCGCGGTGCTTTTCACCGTTGACGCCCGCACCGCGCTGGGCCACGAACCGAACTCGATTGATGACTTGGTCGCCGGGGCGACGCGGAACAACGACGTACTGATCCCCTTCGGCTCCGTCGACCCGCGCACCGGGGAAGCGGCGATCATTGAAGCGCGCCGCCAAGCGAACGAGCTTGGCGTGCTCGGTTTCAAGTTCCACCCCTCGCTGCAGGGGTTCGACCCCTCGAATGAGGAGTTCTACCCGCTCTGGACGGCGCTTCAGGAGCTCGGCTTGCCGTGCATCTTCCACACCGGCCAGAACGGCATGGGCGCCGGGCTGCCCGGCGGGCGCGGCATCAAGCTGCGCTACTCCAACCCGTTGCTGCTCGATGATGTTGCAGCGGACTTCCCGAATCTCACCATCATCATGGCCCACCCCTCGGTGCCGTGGCAGGACGAAGCCAACTCGATCGCCACGCACAAGGCCAACGTCTTCATCGACCTCTCGGGCTGGAGCCCGAAGTACTTCCCGGCATCGCTGGTGAAGATGGGCAACAACGTGCTTTCGAAGAAGCTTCTTTTCGGCACCGATTACCCGCTGATCACCCCGGAAAAGTGGCTCGGCGCCTTCGCAGAACTGCCGTTGAAGGACGAGGTGCGCGGCGGCATCCTCAAGGACAACGCGGTGCGCGTGCTGGGACTGGGGAAGTAG